From a single Oceanobacillus kimchii X50 genomic region:
- a CDS encoding cold shock domain-containing protein — MTGKVKWFNAEKGFGFIEREDGDDVFVHFSAIQAEGFKTLEEGQDVEFEIVEGNRGPQAANVVRL, encoded by the coding sequence ATGACTGGTAAAGTAAAATGGTTTAATGCAGAAAAAGGCTTTGGTTTCATCGAGCGTGAAGATGGAGACGATGTATTCGTACATTTCTCAGCTATCCAAGCTGAAGGTTTCAAAACTCTTGAAGAAGGTCAAGATGTAGAATTTGAAATCGTTGAAGGTAACCGTGGCCCACAAGCTGCAAACGTTGTTCGTTTATAA
- a CDS encoding PadR family transcriptional regulator, giving the protein MSQTQMLKGILDGCLLAIIHGEECYGYEMAQKLSDYGFHHVSEGTIYPLLMRMQRENLVQSVKKASIAGPQRKYYSLTEEGKRELTEFITKWNQLQSSVNDILQKESEDKQ; this is encoded by the coding sequence ATGTCACAAACTCAAATGTTGAAAGGGATCCTAGACGGCTGTCTGCTCGCAATTATTCATGGTGAAGAATGCTATGGATACGAAATGGCTCAGAAATTAAGCGATTATGGATTTCATCATGTCAGTGAAGGAACAATCTATCCGTTACTCATGAGAATGCAACGAGAAAATCTAGTTCAATCTGTAAAAAAAGCATCAATTGCTGGACCGCAAAGAAAATATTATTCATTGACGGAAGAAGGAAAGAGAGAATTAACAGAATTTATAACAAAATGGAATCAACTTCAATCGAGTGTGAATGACATTTTACAAAAAGAAAGTGAGGATAAACAATGA
- a CDS encoding yteA family sporulation protein, protein MISKQQQLECKEALLQRQSTLIEQVQKHTFGLDVEFAREDVGELSNYDNHPGDTGTELFEREKDISLQEHTEKELEDINKALHSLEEGSYGICTVCGEDIPYERLEAIPTTDRCIEHANEGGRERYRPTEEQSYSPNLNPDEEYEDEQNVYDKEDTWQDVSRYGTSETPSDLYGDHENYDDMYANSEELTEDISDFAAANIYGEFEKVMPNHEKYEADLDEEWN, encoded by the coding sequence ATGATATCCAAACAACAGCAACTTGAATGTAAGGAAGCATTGCTGCAAAGGCAATCGACGTTAATTGAACAAGTGCAAAAGCATACTTTTGGATTGGATGTAGAGTTTGCACGTGAGGATGTCGGAGAACTATCCAATTATGATAATCATCCTGGAGACACTGGGACGGAATTATTTGAAAGAGAAAAAGATATTTCTTTGCAAGAGCACACGGAAAAAGAATTAGAGGACATTAATAAGGCATTACATTCATTAGAAGAGGGGAGTTATGGTATATGTACGGTATGTGGAGAAGATATACCGTATGAAAGGTTAGAGGCAATACCAACCACTGATCGTTGTATCGAGCATGCAAATGAAGGTGGTAGAGAAAGATACCGGCCAACTGAGGAGCAATCGTATAGTCCTAACCTCAATCCAGATGAAGAATATGAAGACGAACAAAATGTGTATGATAAAGAAGACACATGGCAAGATGTTAGTCGGTATGGAACATCAGAAACCCCTTCCGATTTATATGGAGACCATGAAAACTATGATGATATGTATGCTAATAGTGAGGAGCTAACAGAAGATATTAGTGATTTTGCTGCAGCTAATATTTACGGGGAATTTGAAAAAGTAATGCCAAATCATGAGAAGTATGAAGCTGATTTAGATGAAGAATGGAATTAA
- a CDS encoding spore coat protein, producing MTYAKEWRALDHCDDDKNNADIEQEADQVKSEKQFSDEWIIIKDSEGVEVTSTDTQAAISLQIGIQVAIAVVLSITIADSERSDDVLQDFKQVIKVKQSNRQKTIVEKSKNVSITTTDTDIAINIQLLIQVLVAIVVSLDIL from the coding sequence ATGACATACGCTAAAGAATGGCGTGCATTGGATCATTGTGATGACGACAAAAATAATGCTGATATAGAGCAAGAGGCGGATCAGGTTAAATCGGAAAAGCAGTTCTCAGATGAATGGATTATCATTAAAGACTCTGAAGGTGTAGAAGTTACCAGTACAGATACGCAGGCGGCAATTTCTCTTCAGATCGGTATTCAGGTCGCAATCGCAGTTGTTCTTAGTATAACTATTGCAGACTCCGAACGATCCGATGATGTATTACAAGACTTTAAACAGGTAATTAAAGTAAAGCAAAGTAATCGTCAAAAAACGATTGTGGAAAAATCGAAAAATGTAAGCATTACAACAACTGATACCGATATTGCTATTAATATTCAATTGCTTATCCAAGTGCTTGTTGCTATAGTAGTTAGCCTGGATATTCTATAA
- a CDS encoding DUF1129 domain-containing protein, whose translation MSMESSLSKESVRFIENLRLYLFASGKKTEEINEIVEELQGHLLEAEESGKNIHQVVGDSPEEYMQMISKEMKVDVKSWMMYIPLILIGGISFSIFGNLLEGSNFTLNYSLLQIIGIVLHGIFFLTGTVIAFRYVSRKQTLGLKQYVIIAVPVILSMLFYLAVLFINHLYPSPMYHFSLLTSLIVASLAAILVIGLSVWAKTAVLPFVLIALHLPSYLLMYTNVSEDNRLIIGMLISYVLIGAYFFFELRRLKGDTEE comes from the coding sequence ATGAGTATGGAATCGTCGTTAAGTAAAGAAAGTGTTCGTTTTATAGAGAACCTGCGATTATATCTATTTGCAAGTGGTAAGAAAACAGAAGAAATCAATGAAATTGTTGAAGAATTACAAGGTCACTTATTGGAGGCGGAAGAGTCAGGAAAAAATATTCATCAGGTAGTAGGGGATTCCCCAGAAGAGTATATGCAAATGATCTCAAAAGAAATGAAAGTAGATGTAAAATCTTGGATGATGTACATACCATTAATTTTAATTGGTGGCATATCTTTTAGTATATTTGGAAATTTATTAGAAGGAAGCAATTTTACACTAAACTATAGTTTGCTACAAATCATAGGTATTGTGTTGCACGGTATTTTCTTTTTAACAGGAACAGTCATTGCTTTTCGGTATGTTTCAAGAAAGCAAACGTTAGGATTAAAACAGTATGTGATTATTGCTGTACCAGTTATTTTAAGTATGTTGTTTTATTTGGCAGTGCTGTTTATCAATCATTTATATCCATCACCGATGTATCATTTTAGCCTATTAACAAGTTTAATTGTTGCATCACTTGCGGCTATACTAGTGATTGGTCTATCTGTATGGGCAAAAACTGCTGTTCTACCGTTTGTATTAATTGCATTACATCTACCAAGTTATCTGCTAATGTATACGAATGTTAGCGAAGATAATCGATTAATTATCGGTATGTTAATTAGTTATGTACTTATTGGAGCCTATTTCTTTTTTGAATTAAGACGACTGAAAGGTGATACAGAAGAATGA
- a CDS encoding DUF2642 domain-containing protein, giving the protein MANLTERQARLLSLLQNLQNLNTNSLTNTDFSIDFPSIDLGIDLGGISIGSGGNGENGNGGSLPSNIRQVLLGLLNENVDVSTPFGIVSGLLISVLNDYIVLIDNGEQVLVLIDKIETVNES; this is encoded by the coding sequence TTGGCTAATTTGACAGAGCGCCAGGCAAGGTTGTTATCTCTTCTTCAAAACTTGCAAAACTTAAATACAAACTCATTAACGAATACTGATTTTTCAATTGATTTTCCGAGCATTGATTTAGGTATAGACTTGGGAGGAATTAGTATTGGTAGTGGTGGAAATGGAGAGAACGGAAACGGAGGTAGTTTACCAAGTAATATACGACAAGTATTACTTGGCCTATTAAATGAAAATGTGGATGTCTCTACTCCGTTTGGTATCGTATCAGGACTTCTTATTTCTGTGCTAAATGACTATATTGTTCTGATTGATAATGGAGAACAAGTGCTAGTTTTAATTGATAAAATCGAAACAGTAAACGAATCTTAA
- a CDS encoding cysteine hydrolase family protein, protein MSKSALVIIDVQNAMFDEGVYNGEQLLEELQMLIVTARESSVPIFYVQHNEAPGESLENGSVGWEIRQEITPKGQDVVIQKTTPDAFYRTNFLDELMRYEVEHLLVTGIQTEVCVDTTMRSAFNHGYKVSLVSDAHSTFDNEILTADKIIAHHNQTLRFFGKVIKRNECTF, encoded by the coding sequence GTGAGTAAATCTGCATTAGTAATTATTGATGTGCAAAATGCGATGTTTGATGAAGGAGTTTACAATGGGGAACAGTTATTGGAAGAGTTACAGATGCTCATAGTAACAGCAAGAGAATCATCCGTACCAATTTTTTATGTGCAACATAATGAAGCGCCAGGGGAGTCATTAGAGAATGGATCTGTTGGATGGGAGATTCGACAAGAGATAACACCTAAGGGCCAAGATGTCGTTATTCAGAAAACAACTCCAGATGCATTTTATCGTACCAATTTTCTAGATGAACTAATGAGATATGAAGTGGAACATCTCTTGGTAACGGGTATACAAACAGAAGTATGTGTCGATACGACGATGCGAAGTGCATTTAACCACGGATATAAAGTTTCCTTAGTATCGGATGCACATAGTACATTTGATAATGAAATATTAACCGCAGATAAAATTATTGCGCATCATAATCAAACGCTACGCTTTTTTGGAAAAGTAATTAAACGTAATGAATGTACGTTTTAA
- a CDS encoding GNAT family N-acetyltransferase yields MQHVLRDGTNVDVRYLTREDLPVIMQLQDIVIEELIDKDSLEPLSREEFLTILSDDKLMIGVFDQQILIGFRAFLNPINDEEGLGKDIGLLESDYPRIVYSEISNVHPDYRGNGLQTFMGKTWMDSLDRRDFRYILATVAPFNIASLKDKFALGMKIYRLKNKYGDKLRYIFCKDLQANNNQIKEITKIEMGDIQKQQQYLNDGYVGLKMMQVKDTWHVEYVKYE; encoded by the coding sequence ATGCAGCATGTATTACGAGATGGTACGAATGTTGACGTAAGATACTTAACTAGAGAAGATTTACCTGTAATTATGCAACTACAGGATATAGTAATTGAAGAATTAATTGATAAAGATAGCTTAGAACCTTTGTCAAGAGAGGAATTTCTTACTATCCTATCCGATGATAAGTTAATGATAGGAGTATTTGATCAACAGATATTAATTGGTTTTCGAGCATTTCTAAACCCTATAAATGATGAGGAAGGGTTAGGAAAGGATATCGGATTACTAGAAAGCGATTACCCTCGTATTGTGTATTCGGAGATATCAAATGTTCACCCCGATTATCGGGGAAATGGTTTACAGACATTTATGGGGAAAACTTGGATGGATTCATTGGATAGACGAGATTTTCGGTACATTTTAGCGACAGTAGCTCCTTTTAATATAGCAAGTTTAAAGGATAAATTTGCTTTAGGGATGAAGATTTATCGATTAAAGAATAAATATGGCGATAAACTCCGCTATATTTTTTGTAAGGACCTACAAGCTAACAATAATCAAATAAAAGAAATAACAAAAATTGAAATGGGAGATATCCAAAAGCAACAGCAATACTTAAATGATGGATATGTAGGATTGAAGATGATGCAGGTGAAAGATACTTGGCATGTAGAGTATGTTAAATATGAATAA
- a CDS encoding rhodanese-related sulfurtransferase, producing the protein MEKKQEYQVLLYYQYVTIDDPETFAAEHLRYCKEIGLKGRILVANEGINGTVSGTIEQTNAYMDHMHNDARFHDMTFKVDSHEGHAFKKMHVRPRPELVTLRLEDDVNPLETTGEYLEPKDFYQALQDENTVVLDARNDYEYDLGHFRGAIRPDIKTFRDLPDWVQENKDMLEGKKVVTYCTGGIRCEKFSGWLVKEGFEDVAQLHGGIVSYGKDPEVQGELWDGQLYVFDERISVPVNRKEHVIIGKDYFDGEPCERYVNCANPECNKQILASEENEHKYLRGCTHECRVTPRNLYVKEHELTGTQVEERLQAIGESLTQEV; encoded by the coding sequence ATGGAAAAAAAGCAAGAATATCAAGTATTGTTGTATTACCAATATGTAACCATTGATGATCCAGAAACCTTTGCTGCAGAGCATTTACGCTATTGCAAGGAGATTGGTTTAAAGGGACGCATCTTAGTTGCAAATGAAGGAATAAATGGTACTGTGTCAGGAACTATTGAACAAACCAATGCATATATGGACCACATGCACAACGATGCACGCTTCCATGATATGACATTTAAAGTGGATTCTCATGAGGGTCATGCATTTAAAAAAATGCACGTTCGCCCACGCCCTGAACTAGTGACTTTACGTCTTGAAGATGATGTGAATCCATTAGAAACAACAGGAGAATATTTAGAACCAAAAGATTTTTATCAAGCATTACAAGATGAAAATACAGTTGTATTGGATGCACGTAATGATTATGAATATGACTTAGGGCACTTCCGAGGTGCAATCCGACCTGATATCAAAACTTTCCGCGACCTTCCTGATTGGGTTCAAGAGAATAAGGATATGTTAGAAGGTAAAAAAGTCGTTACCTATTGTACAGGCGGAATTCGTTGTGAGAAGTTTTCAGGATGGCTGGTAAAAGAAGGTTTTGAAGACGTCGCTCAATTACACGGTGGAATTGTATCTTATGGAAAAGACCCTGAAGTACAAGGTGAACTTTGGGATGGTCAGCTATACGTATTTGATGAGCGTATTAGTGTACCAGTAAACCGTAAAGAACATGTTATCATTGGGAAAGATTACTTTGACGGTGAACCTTGTGAGAGATATGTAAATTGCGCAAACCCAGAGTGTAATAAACAAATACTTGCTTCAGAGGAAAATGAGCATAAATATTTACGGGGTTGTACACATGAATGTCGTGTTACTCCTCGCAACTTATATGTGAAAGAACATGAACTCACTGGAACTCAAGTCGAAGAAAGATTACAAGCGATTGGCGAATCTTTAACACAAGAAGTATAG
- a CDS encoding glycosyltransferase family 2 protein — MNNFLVCIINSLNKQTFMNTLQSLKPLKSSVSEIRCINLKNNSLTKDINNPLLEQISLIDNDLGLTLNRIIEKSKATAVLFFYNTDYLQSNFSIAKDTIYHIEKEYRNVTINYPALVPISTLIKYPFHSSKHLVFQEAIFPLWLSKENFSTSKILNIKPTKVNNSRSEVEKQQVIHSYSSKLNYKQAPSIAVLICAYNAESYVDTAIQSAYLQNEPADEILIMDDGSTDLTASRINQWTKFQPIRTYYQKNKGKAKALNKLLSYVNSDFILELDADDWLDYDAISTIKNYLHYLEKKYVLLYGNFRKWKQLPNDEVIYTTHAKGKQIHHKQQLFKYSLPLGPRIYRTSSLKSIHGFPTIPFEEGRLYEDVTVLHSLLDRGNFCYYDFTIYNVREHDQSITKNNHFKWRDYVKYMEQNFKTD; from the coding sequence TTGAACAATTTTCTAGTTTGTATTATTAATAGCCTGAATAAACAGACATTTATGAATACATTACAATCCCTTAAACCACTAAAATCATCTGTTTCGGAGATTCGATGTATTAATTTAAAAAATAACAGTTTGACGAAAGATATTAACAATCCTCTACTAGAACAAATTTCTCTTATAGACAATGATTTAGGTTTAACGCTTAATCGTATAATCGAAAAATCAAAAGCAACAGCGGTATTATTTTTTTATAATACCGACTATTTACAAAGTAATTTTTCGATAGCAAAAGACACAATATATCATATAGAAAAAGAATATAGAAATGTAACGATTAACTACCCTGCCTTAGTTCCAATATCAACATTAATAAAGTATCCATTTCATTCAAGTAAACACCTTGTATTTCAAGAGGCAATCTTTCCCTTATGGTTAAGTAAAGAAAATTTTAGTACATCAAAGATATTAAATATCAAACCAACAAAGGTTAATAATTCTAGATCTGAAGTGGAAAAACAACAAGTAATCCATTCTTATAGTTCTAAACTTAACTACAAACAAGCTCCTTCAATCGCTGTCTTAATTTGTGCTTATAATGCAGAATCTTATGTTGACACTGCCATCCAATCTGCATATTTACAAAATGAACCAGCGGATGAAATTCTTATTATGGATGATGGATCAACTGATCTCACTGCTTCCCGTATTAATCAATGGACCAAGTTTCAACCAATACGTACCTACTATCAAAAGAATAAAGGAAAAGCGAAGGCATTAAATAAATTGCTCTCTTACGTAAATAGCGATTTCATTCTTGAATTAGATGCGGATGATTGGTTAGACTACGACGCTATATCAACCATTAAAAATTATCTCCACTATTTAGAAAAAAAGTATGTTCTTCTTTATGGTAATTTCAGAAAATGGAAGCAACTCCCTAACGATGAAGTAATATATACTACGCATGCAAAAGGAAAACAAATTCATCATAAACAACAATTATTTAAATACTCCTTACCTCTGGGTCCAAGAATCTATCGTACATCTAGTTTAAAATCAATTCATGGATTTCCAACAATTCCTTTTGAAGAAGGTAGATTATATGAAGATGTGACAGTACTGCATTCCTTATTGGATCGCGGAAATTTTTGTTATTATGATTTTACTATTTACAATGTAAGAGAACATGATCAAAGCATTACTAAAAATAACCATTTCAAATGGCGAGATTATGTAAAGTATATGGAACAAAATTTCAAGACAGATTAA
- a CDS encoding M20 family metallopeptidase, which yields MKQLLNHKMEEIIPALIDISDYLYYHPELGDQEFESMKLLTNLLEKHGFQVQTNIVERQTAFHATFSGAQPGPNIAYLAEYDALPGVGHGCGHNLIGTMSVGAAIALSKLISEIGGTVHVFGTPAEETNGAKVPMSEQGIFDKLDAAMILHPGNISHESGDALAMDAIQFSYTGKPAHAAAAPEQGINALDSVIQLFNGINALRQHVTSDVRMHGIITEGGVAANVVPEKATAQFYIRAKDRSYLNRLVLQVKDIASGAAAMTGAALEITNYELSYDNMITNQQLSEVFTKNLKETSELPVHPAKESYGSIDMGNVSQVVPAIHPYIGMNKSDIIAHTTEFAKQTITEDGHKTLCDGALSLAKTGYDLLTDEALIHAIRQEFNQSKK from the coding sequence ATGAAGCAGCTTTTAAATCATAAAATGGAAGAAATTATACCAGCTCTAATAGATATTAGTGATTATTTGTACTACCATCCAGAGCTAGGAGATCAAGAATTTGAATCAATGAAACTCCTTACCAATCTTCTAGAAAAGCATGGTTTTCAAGTGCAGACAAATATTGTAGAAAGACAGACTGCATTTCATGCAACCTTTTCTGGAGCACAACCTGGTCCTAATATTGCTTATTTAGCGGAATACGATGCACTGCCAGGTGTTGGACATGGATGTGGCCATAATTTAATCGGAACAATGAGTGTTGGAGCTGCCATTGCTCTAAGTAAGCTAATATCTGAAATTGGAGGAACGGTGCATGTATTCGGAACACCTGCCGAAGAAACGAATGGAGCCAAGGTTCCGATGAGTGAACAAGGGATTTTTGATAAATTAGATGCCGCAATGATTCTTCATCCTGGAAATATATCTCATGAAAGTGGCGATGCTTTGGCGATGGATGCGATACAGTTTAGCTATACGGGTAAACCTGCACATGCAGCGGCTGCGCCTGAACAGGGAATCAATGCCTTAGACAGTGTGATTCAGTTGTTTAATGGTATTAATGCTCTACGTCAACATGTAACAAGTGACGTTCGGATGCATGGAATTATTACAGAGGGTGGTGTAGCAGCGAATGTTGTGCCAGAAAAGGCAACCGCTCAATTCTATATTCGTGCAAAGGATCGTAGTTACTTAAATCGCTTGGTCCTTCAAGTAAAAGATATTGCAAGTGGTGCTGCAGCTATGACGGGTGCAGCATTAGAAATAACAAACTATGAGTTGAGCTATGATAATATGATTACCAATCAACAATTATCAGAGGTATTCACAAAAAACTTAAAAGAAACAAGTGAACTTCCAGTACATCCTGCGAAAGAATCTTATGGCTCTATTGATATGGGAAATGTGAGTCAAGTTGTACCTGCGATTCATCCATATATTGGGATGAACAAATCGGATATTATTGCACATACAACAGAGTTTGCTAAGCAGACAATAACGGAAGATGGGCATAAAACTTTATGTGATGGAGCATTGTCGCTTGCTAAAACAGGTTATGATTTATTAACCGATGAAGCTTTAATTCATGCAATTCGACAAGAGTTTAATCAATCGAAGAAATAA
- the proS gene encoding proline--tRNA ligase gives MGKKNKQFVEKITAMEDDFAQWYTDVVKQADLVDYGQVRGTMIIKPYGYAIWENIKNELDRMFKETGHTNVAFPLFIPESLLQKEKDHVEGFAPEVAWVTHGGEEELAERIAVRPTSEVLFCDYYSNNIHSYRDLPKLYNQWGNVVRWEKTTRPFLRSSEFHWQEGHTAHATDEEATEETNRMLETYAKLVEEYLAVPVLKGRKTDKEKFAGAKFTLTIEALMHDGKALQSGTSHHFGTGFAEAFDINYLDKDGRSQFVHQTSWGLSTRIMGALIMVHGDNRGLVVPPKIAPTQAMIVPIAQHKEGVLDKAYELRDKLAKVARVDIDGSDKMPGWKFNEYEMKGIPVRVEMGPKDIEKEQVVLVRRDTGEKEFVPVTDVETRLVELLDEVQSNLYQRALDHRDEMTTVAKDMDEFKEKIEKGGFIKAMWCGDVSCEESIKEETTATSRCIPFEEEKVADTCVCCGKEAKELVYWARAY, from the coding sequence GTGGGAAAGAAAAATAAACAGTTCGTGGAAAAAATTACTGCGATGGAAGATGATTTTGCACAATGGTATACCGATGTTGTGAAGCAAGCAGACTTGGTAGACTATGGTCAAGTTAGAGGAACAATGATTATTAAACCTTATGGGTATGCTATTTGGGAAAATATTAAAAATGAATTGGATCGTATGTTTAAAGAAACTGGACATACAAATGTAGCCTTTCCTTTATTTATACCAGAGAGTTTGCTTCAAAAGGAGAAAGATCACGTAGAAGGATTTGCTCCGGAAGTTGCATGGGTAACTCATGGTGGAGAAGAAGAATTAGCAGAACGTATTGCGGTCCGTCCAACATCAGAAGTGCTTTTCTGTGACTACTATTCTAATAACATTCATTCCTATCGTGACCTTCCAAAACTTTATAATCAATGGGGAAATGTTGTTCGTTGGGAGAAGACAACACGTCCGTTTCTACGTTCTTCAGAATTCCATTGGCAAGAAGGTCATACTGCACATGCTACAGATGAAGAAGCAACAGAAGAAACAAATCGCATGTTAGAAACCTATGCAAAACTTGTGGAAGAGTATCTAGCTGTCCCAGTACTAAAAGGACGAAAAACAGATAAAGAAAAATTCGCAGGTGCAAAATTCACGTTAACGATTGAAGCATTGATGCATGATGGTAAAGCTTTACAATCAGGAACTTCTCATCATTTTGGAACTGGATTTGCAGAAGCATTTGATATTAATTATCTTGATAAAGATGGCAGGAGCCAATTTGTTCATCAAACATCTTGGGGATTATCGACGCGTATCATGGGCGCATTGATTATGGTACATGGAGATAATCGTGGACTTGTTGTTCCTCCGAAAATTGCACCAACGCAGGCGATGATTGTTCCGATTGCTCAACATAAAGAAGGCGTACTTGATAAAGCTTATGAACTACGGGATAAATTAGCGAAAGTTGCTCGAGTAGATATTGACGGTAGTGATAAGATGCCAGGTTGGAAGTTCAATGAATATGAAATGAAAGGGATACCTGTTCGTGTAGAAATGGGTCCAAAAGACATTGAAAAAGAACAAGTTGTCCTCGTGCGACGTGATACTGGAGAGAAAGAATTTGTTCCAGTAACTGATGTGGAGACTCGTTTAGTTGAATTGCTCGATGAAGTTCAATCGAATCTATATCAACGTGCGTTAGATCATCGAGATGAGATGACTACTGTTGCAAAAGATATGGATGAATTTAAAGAGAAAATCGAAAAAGGCGGATTTATTAAAGCGATGTGGTGTGGAGATGTGAGTTGTGAGGAATCCATCAAAGAAGAAACAACTGCAACATCTCGCTGTATACCTTTTGAAGAAGAAAAAGTAGCAGACACTTGTGTATGTTGTGGTAAAGAAGCAAAAGAACTAGTATATTGGGCTAGAGCATACTAA
- a CDS encoding NAD(P)-dependent oxidoreductase: MLSANTTTIGFIGTGVMGKSMAKNLINAGYYLRIFTRTKSKADDLLNIGAKWDEDIPTLAKQCDVIITMVGYPSDVEEVYLGDQGLIKNCKEGSYLIDMTTSKPSLAEEIFSVGKKHGLYVLDAPVSGGDIGAESGTLAIMTGGERSVYDYVLPVFQVLGENISYQGPAGAGQHTKMSNQITIASNMIGVCESLLYAKKAGLDAKKVLATISTGAAASFSLSKLGARMLENDFAPGFYVKHFIKDMKIALESSQDFGLDTPGLKLAIKLYEELANMGEQDSGTQALIKTLAYRSEMTV, from the coding sequence ATGTTGTCAGCTAACACAACTACGATAGGTTTCATAGGTACTGGAGTAATGGGGAAAAGCATGGCAAAAAATTTAATCAATGCTGGTTATTATTTACGAATATTCACAAGAACAAAATCCAAGGCTGATGATTTATTAAATATAGGTGCAAAATGGGATGAGGATATACCAACATTGGCAAAACAATGTGATGTAATTATAACCATGGTAGGTTATCCTTCTGATGTGGAAGAAGTATATTTAGGTGATCAAGGTTTAATAAAAAATTGCAAAGAAGGTTCCTATCTCATTGATATGACTACTTCTAAACCATCATTAGCTGAAGAAATTTTTTCGGTCGGAAAAAAACATGGTTTGTACGTATTAGATGCCCCTGTATCAGGAGGAGATATCGGAGCAGAAAGTGGCACCTTAGCTATTATGACAGGTGGGGAAAGAAGTGTATATGATTACGTTCTTCCTGTTTTTCAAGTTCTTGGAGAAAATATATCTTACCAAGGACCTGCAGGAGCTGGTCAGCATACTAAAATGTCAAATCAAATAACGATTGCTTCCAACATGATTGGAGTTTGTGAGTCCTTACTATATGCAAAAAAAGCTGGACTAGACGCGAAAAAAGTATTGGCTACCATTTCTACTGGTGCTGCAGCTAGTTTCTCACTTTCAAAATTGGGAGCTAGGATGCTTGAAAATGACTTTGCTCCAGGCTTCTATGTAAAACATTTTATTAAAGACATGAAAATTGCTCTTGAATCTTCTCAAGATTTCGGATTGGATACTCCAGGATTAAAGCTAGCTATAAAATTATATGAAGAACTTGCAAATATGGGTGAACAGGATAGTGGAACCCAAGCGTTAATTAAAACTCTTGCCTACAGATCAGAAATGACAGTATAG
- a CDS encoding spore coat protein, with the protein MTTYRSSNAGDRYQENRYFYYDHEQKHLEPVAEKRHECGCDHHCDCHCDHDCKDTCDYDYKSNSHFDKNYFNDSNDDATVVQDANQYSFMDQESAELIWVRESCDIEVNTTDTQVGVTLQAALQLAIALVIRVTIGDSERGDAVAQELIQFSDIDQVNKQKIYIYNTKDARVTTTDTDLAINIQLLLQVLVAIILLVDIL; encoded by the coding sequence ATGACAACTTATCGAAGTTCAAATGCTGGGGACCGTTACCAAGAAAATCGATACTTTTATTATGATCATGAACAAAAACATCTTGAGCCTGTAGCGGAAAAACGGCATGAATGTGGATGTGATCATCACTGTGATTGTCATTGTGATCACGATTGCAAAGATACTTGCGACTACGATTACAAGAGTAATTCACATTTCGATAAAAATTATTTTAACGATAGTAACGATGATGCAACAGTTGTACAGGATGCTAACCAATACTCATTTATGGATCAGGAATCTGCTGAACTGATTTGGGTAAGGGAATCCTGTGATATCGAAGTGAACACGACAGATACTCAAGTTGGAGTAACTTTGCAGGCAGCATTACAGTTGGCAATCGCCTTAGTTATTAGAGTCACAATTGGAGATTCAGAACGAGGGGATGCTGTAGCCCAAGAATTAATACAGTTTTCTGATATTGACCAAGTAAACAAACAAAAAATTTATATCTATAATACCAAAGATGCTAGAGTAACCACTACAGATACAGATTTGGCTATTAATATTCAACTTTTGCTTCAAGTGTTAGTAGCGATAATCCTGTTAGTTGATATTTTATAA